In Endozoicomonas sp. GU-1, one DNA window encodes the following:
- a CDS encoding ankyrin repeat domain-containing protein, with amino-acid sequence MNSVRGNATGLSFNCPLCDSGDLPIGQHDKRLVKASCPDSHVFHWKCITKWFDSEQQAANSLGQRKCSQCNQQAEPFILMSGDTVPGKYSSYCKSLDTPVFKDNTGRAKNDPSLGKMDKQGNTTLHEAVLRGSKEKVEEILRDTSSLNLVKMKNNKGETAFDMAVRRNQAKIVEVFMKKDETLAWKDGTSALHKAAEFNSSETVKVLLTMAPALDKIRNKDNKTALQIATDKGYTKTLNVFKEFTVSLADHEKGSSTLTTNMELDGTDKADKTAQAGSVVTSDPVPTDTAVDSRKKPLNEGASAVVNGKFCTSSTLINRKTIEQENDIGCLRELTDMDNRGVDFNARENDGITPLMEVDVNVKTRIDGATPLPMAAQNGHSESARELLKKYQTSVNDSCTALHLAARNGHTEAVKAMLAINPSLAKDNDSISKAIEYAAFNGHEDTVKTFLSINPSLEPTVFRSAIAGNLAEVVDVFLRINPSLARQQMALHLATANNSRRTVDVLLRFDISLAKVRDGNGHSALDIAIIRKNTHIAETMLNIDRDLAQQENNKNQTPLHLAALHGVTAVVERLLGIDRNQVYREDENGNRPLYYAAKKGHTQIIRQLLNIDQTLAFHKIGDNMTALHIAACGGQKDAVNALLDIDRPLAEFLAKIRVGPNGVMPIHRAALGGHTDVLNALLAFNPTLAKERDINGNKALDFAIRMNQTGAIKLLQNRAQACLLL; translated from the coding sequence ATGAATAGTGTCAGGGGAAATGCGACGGGTTTATCCTTTAATTGCCCTCTCTGTGATAGTGGCGACCTGCCTATCGGACAACATGATAAGCGACTGGTCAAAGCCTCTTGCCCGGACTCACACGTTTTCCACTGGAAATGCATCACCAAATGGTTTGACAGTGAACAGCAGGCCGCAAATAGTCTTGGGCAACGCAAATGCAGTCAATGCAACCAACAGGCTGAGCCATTTATTCTTATGAGCGGGGACACTGTCCCTGGCAAATATTCATCTTATTGCAAGTCTCTCGACACTCCTGTTTTCAAAGATAATACAGGCAGAGCCAAGAATGATCCCTCACTGGGCAAAATGGATAAGCAAGGCAATACGACTCTCCACGAAGCTGTTCTTCGGGGCAGTAAAGAGAAAGTCGAGGAAATACTGAGGGACACCTCATCTCTCAATCTCGTGAAGATGAAGAATAATAAGGGCGAAACCGCTTTTGACATGGCTGTTCGTCGTAACCAGGCAAAGATCGTCGAAGTCTTTATGAAAAAAGATGAAACCCTGGCCTGGAAAGATGGCACGTCGGCTCTTCACAAAGCTGCCGAATTTAACAGCAGCGAGACCGTCAAGGTATTGCTGACCATGGCCCCGGCCCTTGACAAAATCAGGAATAAAGATAACAAGACGGCTCTCCAAATAGCTACTGATAAAGGCTACACAAAGACCCTCAATGTATTTAAGGAATTTACTGTTTCCCTGGCCGATCATGAAAAAGGCAGCAGTACGCTCACAACCAACATGGAGCTCGATGGTACTGATAAAGCTGATAAAACAGCTCAGGCTGGCTCTGTTGTCACCAGCGACCCTGTCCCGACTGATACTGCGGTTGACTCTCGCAAAAAGCCATTGAATGAAGGCGCATCAGCGGTTGTTAATGGTAAATTCTGTACTTCCTCAACCCTTATTAACCGCAAGACCATCGAACAAGAAAACGACATTGGGTGTCTGCGTGAGCTGACTGATATGGATAACAGAGGAGTGGACTTTAATGCCCGTGAAAACGACGGTATCACACCTTTGATGGAAGTAGATGTCAATGTCAAAACACGTATAGATGGTGCTACGCCCTTGCCTATGGCCGCTCAGAACGGCCACTCAGAGTCCGCCCGGGAGCTGCTGAAAAAATATCAAACCTCAGTCAACGATAGCTGCACGGCTCTCCACTTAGCTGCCCGTAATGGTCACACAGAGGCCGTCAAGGCAATGCTGGCCATTAACCCCTCCTTGGCCAAAGATAATGACAGTATATCCAAAGCTATCGAATATGCTGCCTTCAATGGCCATGAAGACACCGTCAAGACATTCTTGAGCATTAACCCCTCCCTCGAGCCCACAGTTTTCAGATCGGCTATTGCTGGTAACTTAGCAGAGGTTGTTGATGTTTTTCTGCGTATTAATCCCTCCCTGGCCAGGCAACAAATGGCTCTTCACTTGGCTACCGCTAATAACAGCAGGCGTACCGTCGATGTATTGCTGCGCTTTGATATCTCCCTGGCGAAAGTTAGGGATGGCAATGGCCATTCGGCTTTAGACATAGCAATAATACGGAAAAATACGCATATTGCCGAAACAATGCTGAACATAGATAGAGACCTGGCTCAACAAGAGAATAATAAGAATCAAACACCGCTTCACCTTGCTGCCTTGCATGGCGTCACAGCGGTCGTCGAGCGATTGCTGGGGATTGACCGCAACCAGGTCTACAGGGAGGATGAAAATGGCAATAGGCCTCTCTACTATGCGGCAAAAAAAGGCCATACACAGATTATCAGGCAATTGCTGAACATTGACCAAACCCTGGCCTTTCACAAGATTGGCGATAACATGACGGCTCTCCACATTGCCGCCTGTGGTGGCCAGAAAGATGCCGTCAATGCATTACTGGATATTGACCGCCCCTTGGCCGAATTTTTGGCCAAAATCAGGGTTGGCCCTAATGGCGTGATGCCCATCCACCGTGCTGCCCTCGGTGGCCACACAGATGTTCTCAACGCATTGCTGGCCTTTAACCCCACTCTTGCGAAAGAAAGGGATATAAATGGCAATAAGGCTCTCGACTTCGCTATCAGGATGAATCAAACAGGTGCAATAAAACTCCTTCAAAATAGAGCCCAGGCCTGTCTTCTACTGTGA
- a CDS encoding ankyrin repeat domain-containing protein: MAVRRNQAKIVEVFMKKDETLAWKDGTSALHKAVESISSETVKVLLTIAPALDKIRNKDNKTALQIATDKGYTKTVNVFKEFTASLADHEKGNSTPTTNIKLDDTDKADKTAQAGSVVTNDPVPTDSETAVDSRKKPLNEGASPVVNGKFCTSSTLSENRDALAANAAEKDSTECLLKYLIPGNVKIKDVDESGKTALHYAAEEGNVPILKYLIDIGAGINHSDNSEKTALHYAAEKGHKPCLEYLIDKGAGINHSDNSGKTALHYAAKQGHELCLKYLIDKGAGINHSDNSGKTALHYAAEQGHSQCLEHLSSKGNINQTDNSEKTALHYAILNAILNKDEKCLVELLKKLQDITPANRNHALRLAIDKNYDSTSTQELVKNISLGEQDEKDGKTLLHYAAEKGNKKYLEKFLEKAKKEGILANSIDLEDHKNRVPLHYAAQNGHSDCLQLLLKKDKKLTCINAKDENGDTPLLLASQTNSDACVRELIKKNADVHVKNHKSIMLLHRIAISEKRVNWLNDYNYYGDIKEPDKDDNTPLHYAAFHGNLRFLKKIPKKKLIKDENILIKNKHGVSPLLLAIHNDNNNDCLKELIKFIGLKNELENEQKNEQKNEQLSSLFLYAAAYGKNDVLQWLADEGYNSRIKINQRVQSSGMASLHYVVIDKCWNHYNYKCRNDNSSQPQQVKEYIDCLNSILTFDNVKVNLPDNEGKTPLHLAAEADNIYCLLRLLGHPNNRVNINAEDKQNNKPLDLAKHPVCQEALQEDWNNLNDCERKDKVKYYLNKYEGQACQTNDQNENTHSQSNPVDLSDGSIRYQEKVFKNDQVDIDLVDLGKIIKEKHPELNSIFIPCPEVNSYVVLAKDFFGKIIKGSHEDAIFGYSGIRGNPNSTNPEDWKQIYTPIQFKPGFELNNNLPLDGYPFHIEGTKDKIIEFLNKYERLHFTAKSIDKKEQSQARVSVNIKLRLDDCDLVKMVRKFFVAAIIDAISIETFGIPLDFIDIGAIIEHADLQGLLKEISDAVNTTKKILQEELQKELQKVLQKELQKEVVNTAEKIQENISSAAEEQPEKIASEKFDSVINKIRNELKRLNETDDIDTLLLEKNFKVCSGPINLLHNIKSDQKIQIEFDRFESSDSPDRLQINSTGSRVEFKDLSAALKIIFEI; the protein is encoded by the coding sequence ATGGCTGTTCGTCGTAACCAGGCAAAGATCGTCGAAGTCTTTATGAAAAAAGATGAAACCCTGGCCTGGAAAGATGGCACGTCGGCTCTTCACAAAGCTGTCGAATCTATCAGCAGCGAGACCGTCAAGGTATTGCTGACCATTGCCCCGGCCCTTGACAAAATCAGGAATAAAGATAACAAGACGGCTCTCCAAATAGCTACTGATAAAGGCTACACAAAGACCGTCAATGTATTTAAAGAGTTTACTGCTTCCCTGGCCGATCATGAAAAAGGCAACAGTACGCCCACAACCAACATAAAGCTCGACGATACTGATAAAGCTGATAAAACAGCTCAGGCTGGCTCTGTTGTTACTAACGACCCTGTCCCGACTGACAGTGAAACTGCGGTTGACTCTCGTAAAAAGCCATTGAATGAAGGCGCATCACCGGTTGTTAATGGTAAATTCTGTACTTCCTCTACCCTTAGCGAAAACAGAGATGCTCTGGCTGCTAATGCTGCTGAGAAAGACAGCACGGAATGCCTGCTGAAATATCTGATCCCTGGGAATGTAAAGATCAAAGACGTTGATGAGAGTGGGAAAACAGCGCTGCATTATGCTGCTGAGGAGGGCAATGTACCAATTCTGAAATATCTAATCGATATAGGAGCGGGTATCAACCACTCTGACAACAGTGAGAAAACAGCACTGCATTATGCTGCTGAGAAGGGCCATAAACCATGTCTGGAATATCTAATCGATAAAGGAGCGGGTATCAACCACTCCGACAACAGTGGGAAAACAGCACTGCATTATGCAGCTAAACAGGGCCATGAACTATGTCTGAAATATCTAATCGATAAAGGAGCGGGTATCAACCACTCTGACAACAGTGGGAAAACAGCACTGCATTATGCAGCTGAACAGGGCCACTCACAATGTTTGGAACATCTAAGCTCTAAAGGGAATATCAACCAAACTGACAACAGTGAAAAAACAGCGCTACATTATGCAATTTTAAATGCAATTTTAAACAAAGATGAGAAATGCTTGGTTGAATTACTCAAGAAACTTCAGGATATCACGCCTGCAAATCGCAATCATGCACTGCGATTAGCCATCGATAAAAATTATGACAGCACAAGTACACAGGAACTGGTCAAAAACATAAGCTTGGGGGAGCAGGACGAAAAAGACGGTAAAACACTCCTGCACTACGCTGCAGAAAAAGGCAACAAAAAATACTTGGAAAAATTTCTGGAGAAAGCGAAAAAGGAAGGGATCTTGGCAAACTCCATCGATCTTGAAGATCATAAAAATAGGGTACCCCTGCACTATGCAGCCCAGAATGGGCACAGTGATTGTCTTCAGTTACTACTGAAGAAAGACAAAAAATTAACATGCATCAATGCTAAAGATGAAAATGGCGACACGCCACTGCTCCTGGCTTCTCAAACAAATTCTGATGCATGCGTAAGAGAGCTGATAAAGAAAAATGCTGATGTCCATGTGAAAAATCACAAAAGTATAATGCTACTGCATCGTATAGCCATATCAGAGAAGAGAGTTAATTGGCTGAACGATTACAATTATTATGGAGATATTAAGGAACCTGACAAGGACGATAATACTCCACTGCACTATGCAGCTTTTCACGGTAATTTAAGATTTCTGAAAAAGATCCCCAAAAAAAAATTAATTAAAGATGAAAATATCCTTATTAAAAATAAACATGGGGTTTCACCACTGCTTCTCGCCATTCATAATGACAATAATAACGATTGCCTGAAAGAACTGATCAAATTTATAGGACTAAAAAATGAGCTAGAAAATGAGCAAAAAAATGAGCAAAAAAATGAACAGCTTTCGAGTTTATTTCTGTATGCTGCAGCTTATGGCAAAAACGATGTCCTGCAATGGCTTGCTGATGAGGGTTACAACAGCAGAATAAAGATCAATCAAAGAGTTCAGAGTAGTGGTATGGCCTCTTTGCACTATGTCGTTATAGATAAATGTTGGAACCACTATAACTATAAATGTCGGAACGACAATAGTTCTCAGCCTCAGCAGGTTAAAGAATATATAGATTGTCTTAATAGCATACTCACCTTCGATAATGTAAAGGTTAATCTCCCAGATAACGAAGGCAAGACACCATTACATTTGGCTGCCGAGGCAGACAATATTTATTGCCTGTTAAGGTTGCTAGGCCATCCAAACAACAGAGTTAATATCAATGCTGAGGATAAGCAAAACAATAAACCCCTGGATTTGGCTAAACATCCTGTTTGCCAAGAGGCCCTGCAGGAGGACTGGAATAATCTCAACGACTGCGAACGCAAAGATAAAGTCAAGTATTATCTCAACAAATATGAAGGACAAGCCTGTCAGACCAACGACCAAAATGAAAATACTCACAGTCAAAGTAATCCAGTTGACTTATCAGATGGTTCTATTCGCTATCAAGAAAAAGTATTTAAAAATGATCAAGTAGATATAGACCTTGTAGACCTTGGTAAAATTATTAAAGAAAAGCATCCAGAATTGAATTCCATCTTTATCCCTTGCCCTGAAGTTAACTCCTATGTTGTTTTAGCAAAGGATTTTTTTGGTAAAATTATTAAAGGCAGCCATGAAGATGCAATTTTCGGCTATTCCGGAATTAGAGGAAACCCCAATTCCACAAATCCTGAAGACTGGAAACAAATCTACACTCCCATACAATTTAAGCCTGGATTTGAACTTAATAATAATTTACCACTGGATGGCTATCCTTTCCATATTGAAGGCACCAAAGATAAAATTATTGAATTCTTGAATAAATATGAAAGATTGCATTTTACGGCAAAAAGTATTGACAAAAAAGAGCAATCACAAGCCAGAGTCAGTGTGAATATAAAGTTACGTCTGGATGATTGTGATCTGGTAAAAATGGTGCGCAAATTTTTCGTAGCTGCAATTATAGATGCTATCAGTATAGAGACTTTTGGAATACCACTAGACTTTATTGATATTGGGGCAATTATTGAACATGCGGATTTACAAGGCTTGCTTAAGGAAATTTCTGATGCTGTTAACACTACTAAGAAAATACTTCAGGAGGAACTTCAGAAGGAACTTCAGAAGGTACTTCAGAAGGAACTTCAGAAGGAAGTTGTTAACACCGCAGAAAAAATACAGGAAAATATTAGTAGCGCAGCAGAAGAACAACCTGAAAAAATAGCATCCGAAAAATTCGATAGCGTCATCAACAAAATTCGCAATGAATTAAAAAGGCTCAACGAAACTGATGATATTGACACATTGTTGTTAGAAAAGAATTTTAAGGTTTGCAGTGGCCCCATCAATTTACTGCATAACATCAAGAGTGATCAGAAAATTCAAATTGAATTTGACCGGTTTGAGTCATCAGACAGCCCCGACCGTTTACAGATCAACTCAACTGGCAGCCGTGTAGAGTTCAAAGATCTATCTGCAGCATTGAAGATTATTTTTGAAATTTAA
- the tnpA gene encoding IS66 family insertion sequence element accessory protein TnpA → MNQKQPNRRTSEQWQGLIDQQRESGVSQKAFCHSRNICLSTFTLWKRKLRQATERPDQPAQPDSDWFEFKTAKTFTISR, encoded by the coding sequence GTGAATCAAAAACAACCTAACCGCCGCACTTCTGAACAGTGGCAAGGCCTCATCGATCAACAGCGGGAAAGCGGCGTCAGCCAGAAAGCTTTTTGCCATTCGCGCAATATCTGCCTGTCCACCTTCACATTGTGGAAGCGCAAACTAAGGCAGGCAACCGAAAGGCCTGATCAACCAGCGCAACCAGACTCTGACTGGTTCGAATTTAAAACAGCCAAAACATTTACAATAAGCAGATGA
- the sstT gene encoding serine/threonine transporter SstT translates to MSQAQSLYDRMANTSLVLRIIIGIALGAGLAVVSPETAVAISFLGSLFVGALKAVAPVLVFVLVASSIANQKQGQHTNMRPIVFLYILGTLAASFVAVSMSFLFPVTLTLVTNSGGALPPEGIMEVLHTLLFQVVQNPVEALLTGNFIGILAWAIGLGLALRHGSESTRVMVHDLSMAVSAIVRFVIQLAPIGIFGLVANTIAQTGFGVLAGYSKLLVVLISSMLMIGFIVNPLIVYLKIRQNPFPLVLRCIRESGVTAFFTRSSAANIPVNMQLCKSLDLHEDTYSVSIPLGATINMAGAAITITVMTLAAVHTLGISIDLPTALMLSVVAAVSACGASGVAGGSLLLIPLACSLFGISNDIAMQVVAVGFIIGVIQDSLETALNSSTDVVFTAAACIAAERKAAAQAEPPSVSV, encoded by the coding sequence ATGAGTCAAGCGCAATCATTATATGACCGAATGGCTAACACCAGCCTGGTTCTCAGGATTATTATCGGTATTGCCCTGGGTGCTGGTCTGGCGGTTGTTTCGCCGGAAACTGCGGTGGCCATCTCTTTTCTGGGCTCCCTGTTTGTCGGGGCCTTGAAAGCGGTAGCCCCTGTGCTGGTATTTGTACTGGTGGCTTCTTCCATTGCCAACCAGAAACAGGGGCAGCACACGAACATGCGGCCGATTGTTTTTCTTTATATTCTTGGTACCTTGGCAGCTTCTTTTGTTGCGGTATCCATGAGTTTTCTTTTCCCGGTGACCTTGACGCTAGTGACCAATAGCGGGGGAGCCCTGCCTCCGGAAGGGATTATGGAGGTTCTCCATACACTGCTGTTTCAGGTTGTGCAGAACCCTGTTGAAGCTCTGCTGACAGGCAACTTCATTGGTATTCTTGCCTGGGCCATCGGTTTGGGCCTGGCATTGCGTCATGGCAGTGAGTCTACGCGGGTTATGGTGCATGACCTGTCCATGGCGGTTTCTGCCATTGTACGCTTTGTCATCCAGCTGGCTCCCATCGGTATTTTCGGGTTGGTTGCCAATACCATTGCCCAGACCGGTTTTGGGGTGCTGGCCGGTTACAGCAAGTTACTGGTGGTTCTGATCAGCAGCATGTTGATGATCGGGTTTATCGTTAACCCATTGATCGTTTACCTGAAGATTCGTCAGAACCCTTTCCCCCTGGTGCTGCGCTGTATCCGGGAAAGCGGTGTGACGGCCTTCTTTACCCGCAGCTCGGCAGCCAATATTCCGGTGAATATGCAGCTGTGTAAAAGCCTGGATCTCCACGAAGATACCTACTCAGTGTCCATCCCCCTCGGGGCTACCATCAATATGGCAGGTGCCGCCATTACCATCACCGTAATGACGCTGGCAGCGGTTCATACACTGGGTATTTCCATTGACCTGCCAACCGCTTTGATGCTCAGTGTTGTTGCTGCTGTTTCTGCCTGTGGTGCTTCCGGTGTGGCCGGTGGTTCCTTATTGCTGATCCCGCTGGCCTGTAGCCTGTTTGGTATCTCTAATGATATTGCCATGCAGGTTGTTGCTGTCGGTTTTATTATTGGCGTGATTCAGGATTCTCTGGAAACGGCGTTGAACAGTTCTACTGATGTCGTCTTTACGGCGGCAGCATGCATAGCGGCTGAACGCAAGGCGGCTGCCCAGGCAGAGCCTCCGTCTGTGAGCGTTTAG